One region of Niallia sp. Man26 genomic DNA includes:
- a CDS encoding PBP1A family penicillin-binding protein: MTDKYQTREERRRQLQSANTKKTKEKKPKDKKQKNKKGAKQIFKRIFLVLISLGIVGIIAGGITFAVMVKDAPELDESVLKDSISSTIYDKDDNPIEKIGAVNRDYVQYEDIPDLVKNAVIATEDSRFFEHHGIDPIRLGGAVIANFTNGFGSEGASTITQQVVKNFFFNQPQKTLSRKAQEAWLAIQLERKYTKQEIFEMYVNKIFMSENMSGIKTAAKVYFDKELDELTLPEAATLAGMPQAPNAYNPFKNPDRAEQRRNIVLSLMNQHGYISEAEMKEAQATPLADSLVAEDNRETSDMKYDPYIKQVIAEIEEKYPDVNVYTDGLEIHTTLDTKAQDYVDQVMYEGNVVEFPDEEFQAGITLLDTKTGGILALGGDRDPDVKLGFNYATENPRQPGSTIKPILDYGPAIEYLKWGTYETIEDKPTTYNDAAKTPINNFDNKFLGSMSIREALARSRNIPALEAFRAAGADNAKEFANNLGIPLKNAYESYSIGGIGGEDKGITTLQLAGAYSAFGNEGVYNTPHAVRYFKLNDGTKINMEPESEVAMQDYTAFMITDMLKSVVNSAYGTGSTANIPGLPLAGKTGTTNYSSDEMQKYGIPAGASPDAWFAGYTTNYTMAVWTGYAERKNYLRSNTVSNDQRIAQLLFKNIMQYISQDVETADFKMPDSVEKVSIEKGTYPARLASSYTPSSQIMTEYAVKGNIVQKVSEKYNKLDPAKNAKASYDKDNDQVNVSWSYGDTSDVKFDVSVSINGGASEQLTTTSDTSIKIAKPDPDSTYSFTITAKSGDMTSDAVSASVKIPAKVEEQPAEEENETVDDGQTTDDENTGEEETDNSNNENGNNGNGNGNNNNNGNGNGNNGNNSDEEADENEPDENEPDENEADESTQSDDSSADQSEQSATTP, from the coding sequence AAGCGTCTTAAAGGACTCCATCTCTTCAACTATCTATGACAAGGATGATAACCCTATTGAGAAGATTGGGGCTGTTAACAGAGATTATGTCCAATATGAAGATATCCCAGACCTTGTGAAAAATGCGGTTATCGCAACAGAAGACTCCCGATTCTTTGAGCATCATGGAATTGATCCAATCCGTTTAGGCGGTGCGGTTATCGCGAACTTCACCAACGGTTTTGGTTCAGAAGGTGCAAGTACAATCACACAGCAGGTTGTAAAGAACTTCTTCTTCAACCAGCCGCAAAAAACGCTGTCGCGTAAAGCGCAGGAAGCATGGCTTGCCATTCAGCTTGAACGCAAGTATACAAAGCAGGAAATCTTCGAAATGTATGTAAACAAGATTTTCATGTCTGAGAATATGAGCGGAATTAAAACTGCGGCAAAGGTATATTTTGACAAAGAACTAGATGAGCTGACATTGCCAGAAGCAGCGACGCTTGCCGGAATGCCACAGGCACCGAACGCTTATAATCCGTTCAAAAACCCGGACCGTGCTGAACAGCGTCGCAATATCGTCTTGTCGCTGATGAACCAGCATGGATATATATCAGAAGCGGAAATGAAAGAAGCTCAGGCAACACCGCTTGCAGACTCTCTTGTAGCGGAAGATAACAGAGAAACGTCTGATATGAAATACGATCCATACATTAAGCAAGTCATTGCGGAAATTGAAGAAAAATACCCAGATGTCAATGTATATACAGACGGATTGGAAATTCATACAACTTTAGATACGAAAGCTCAAGATTATGTAGATCAGGTGATGTATGAAGGCAATGTCGTTGAATTCCCGGATGAGGAGTTCCAAGCAGGGATTACATTGCTTGATACGAAAACAGGCGGCATTCTCGCACTTGGCGGCGACCGTGATCCTGATGTGAAGCTCGGCTTCAACTATGCAACAGAAAATCCGCGTCAGCCTGGTTCGACTATTAAACCGATCCTAGACTATGGTCCAGCAATAGAATATTTAAAATGGGGCACATATGAAACGATTGAGGATAAACCGACAACGTATAATGATGCTGCCAAAACACCAATCAATAACTTTGATAATAAGTTTCTTGGTTCAATGTCCATCCGTGAGGCGTTGGCAAGATCCAGAAACATCCCGGCATTAGAAGCATTCCGTGCAGCTGGTGCTGATAATGCGAAAGAGTTTGCCAACAACTTGGGTATCCCTCTTAAGAACGCATATGAATCCTATTCAATTGGAGGAATCGGCGGGGAAGATAAAGGGATTACCACACTTCAGCTTGCAGGTGCATACAGTGCTTTTGGTAATGAAGGTGTATACAATACCCCTCATGCTGTTCGCTACTTTAAGCTGAATGATGGCACGAAAATCAATATGGAGCCAGAATCTGAAGTGGCCATGCAGGATTACACAGCGTTTATGATTACAGATATGCTGAAAAGTGTTGTTAACTCAGCATATGGCACAGGATCTACTGCTAATATTCCAGGCTTGCCGCTGGCAGGAAAAACTGGTACGACAAACTATTCATCTGATGAGATGCAAAAATATGGAATTCCGGCCGGTGCGTCACCTGATGCCTGGTTCGCAGGATATACAACGAATTACACGATGGCCGTCTGGACTGGATACGCTGAGAGGAAAAATTACTTGCGCTCCAATACTGTCAGCAATGACCAGCGGATTGCCCAGCTGCTATTTAAAAACATCATGCAATATATTTCGCAGGATGTAGAAACAGCTGATTTCAAAATGCCTGACAGCGTGGAAAAAGTCAGCATCGAAAAAGGCACATATCCAGCACGACTTGCGAGCAGCTACACGCCAAGCAGTCAAATCATGACTGAATATGCGGTCAAAGGCAATATCGTCCAGAAAGTATCTGAGAAATACAATAAGCTCGATCCAGCTAAAAATGCTAAAGCTTCCTATGATAAAGACAATGATCAAGTAAATGTGTCTTGGAGCTACGGTGATACAAGTGATGTGAAGTTTGATGTAAGTGTCAGCATTAACGGCGGCGCTTCTGAACAGCTTACAACAACATCTGATACGAGCATTAAGATTGCCAAACCAGATCCTGACAGCACGTATTCATTCACCATTACAGCTAAGAGCGGTGACATGACAAGCGACGCTGTATCAGCATCGGTCAAAATTCCTGCCAAGGTGGAAGAACAGCCTGCAGAGGAAGAAAATGAAACAGTTGACGATGGCCAAACGACCGATGATGAAAATACAGGTGAAGAGGAAACCGACAACAGCAACAATGAAAATGGCAATAACGGTAATGGTAATGGTAACAACAATAATAATGGCAACGGTAATGGTAACAACGGCAATAACTCAGATGAGGAAGCAGATGAAAACGAACCTGACGAAAACGAGCCTGATGAGAATGAGGCGGATGAGTCCACACAGTCAGATGATTCTTCTGCAGACCAATCAGAGCAAAGCGCCACAACGCCATAA